In a single window of the Streptomyces sp. HUAS ZL42 genome:
- a CDS encoding MarR family winged helix-turn-helix transcriptional regulator → MAAETAGAGLEERWRDILSVHARTMCEIDRALHPHGLGASDFEVLDILAAESPREGDQCRVQNLAGRVHLSQSALSRLIGRLEKDGLVERSVCVEDRRGVWVALTSKGRELHAAVLPLQRQVLERMLGE, encoded by the coding sequence ATGGCAGCGGAGACGGCCGGCGCCGGCCTCGAGGAACGTTGGCGGGACATCCTGTCGGTGCACGCGCGCACGATGTGCGAGATAGACCGCGCGCTGCATCCGCACGGCCTGGGCGCGAGCGACTTCGAGGTCCTCGACATCCTCGCCGCCGAGTCGCCCCGTGAGGGCGACCAGTGCCGGGTGCAGAACCTCGCCGGACGGGTGCATCTCAGCCAGAGCGCCCTCTCCCGCCTCATCGGCCGGCTCGAGAAGGACGGCCTGGTGGAGCGCTCCGTGTGCGTGGAGGACCGGCGCGGGGTGTGGGTCGCCCTGACATCCAAGGGCCGCGAGCTGCATGCGGCGGTGCTGCCGCTGCAGCGGCAGGTGCTGGAGCGGATGCTGGGCGAGTAG
- the paaB gene encoding 1,2-phenylacetyl-CoA epoxidase subunit PaaB yields MTGTSKGDWPLYEVFVRGKRGLNHVHVGSLHAADDRMALTHARDLYTRRNEGVSIWVVRSEHIAASTRDEKDPFFAPSADKVYRHPTFYDIPDDVPHI; encoded by the coding sequence ATGACCGGGACCAGCAAGGGCGACTGGCCGCTGTACGAGGTGTTCGTGCGGGGCAAGCGCGGCCTGAACCACGTCCACGTCGGCTCGCTGCACGCCGCCGACGACCGGATGGCGCTCACCCACGCGCGCGACCTGTACACACGGCGCAACGAAGGCGTGAGCATCTGGGTGGTGCGCTCGGAGCACATCGCCGCTTCCACGCGCGACGAGAAGGACCCGTTCTTCGCCCCCAGCGCCGACAAGGTCTACCGGCACCCGACCTTCTACGACATCCCCGACGACGTCCCCCACATCTAG
- the paaE gene encoding 1,2-phenylacetyl-CoA epoxidase subunit PaaE, whose product MEGLREEPTATAVRPRARRRPAFHALRVAAVQPLCEDAVAVSFDIPAELAEEFAFAPGQSLTLRREVDGRDERRSYSICSPAGTVPRIGVRVVPGGLFSSWLVGDVRPGDTVEVMGPTGAFTPDIGTPAHHVLIAAGSGITPMVSIAESVLAADDRSTVTLFYGNRRTGTVMFADELADLKDLYPTRFHLAHVLSREPREAEVLSGRLDAERLSALIDSLVDVQTADHWWLCGPHGMVRDAQDVLKGLGVPAERVHQELFYADDEPVREVHHKDAAAEGPVSQVTITLDGRSTTSTLPRERSILDGAQKTRPDLPFACKGGVCGTCRALVTDGKADMRRNFALEPAEVDAGYVLTCQSYPVSDSLTVDFDS is encoded by the coding sequence ATGGAAGGCCTGAGAGAAGAACCGACGGCCACCGCGGTACGTCCGCGCGCCCGCCGCCGTCCGGCCTTCCACGCGCTGCGGGTCGCCGCCGTCCAGCCGCTGTGCGAGGACGCGGTGGCCGTCAGTTTCGACATCCCCGCCGAACTGGCCGAGGAGTTCGCCTTCGCGCCGGGCCAGTCGCTCACGCTGCGGCGGGAGGTCGACGGCCGTGACGAGCGCCGCTCGTACTCGATCTGCTCGCCCGCCGGTACCGTGCCGCGCATCGGCGTACGCGTGGTGCCGGGCGGCCTGTTCTCGTCCTGGCTGGTGGGTGACGTACGCCCCGGCGACACCGTTGAAGTGATGGGCCCCACCGGCGCCTTCACCCCCGACATCGGGACACCTGCCCACCATGTGCTGATCGCCGCGGGCTCCGGCATCACCCCCATGGTGTCCATCGCCGAGTCCGTCCTGGCCGCCGACGACCGCTCGACCGTCACCCTCTTCTACGGCAACCGCCGCACCGGCACCGTGATGTTCGCCGACGAACTGGCGGACCTGAAGGACCTCTACCCGACCCGCTTCCACCTCGCCCATGTGCTCTCCCGCGAACCCCGCGAGGCCGAAGTGCTCTCCGGGCGCCTGGACGCCGAGCGGCTCTCGGCGCTCATCGATTCGCTGGTCGACGTGCAGACGGCGGACCACTGGTGGCTGTGCGGCCCGCACGGCATGGTGCGGGACGCTCAGGACGTACTCAAAGGCCTTGGGGTGCCGGCAGAACGCGTTCACCAGGAGCTGTTCTACGCCGACGACGAGCCCGTACGGGAAGTGCACCACAAGGACGCCGCCGCCGAGGGGCCCGTCAGCCAGGTCACCATCACCCTCGACGGCCGCTCCACCACCTCCACCCTCCCCAGGGAGCGGTCCATCCTCGACGGCGCCCAGAAGACCCGCCCCGACCTGCCGTTCGCCTGCAAGGGCGGCGTTTGCGGCACCTGCCGGGCCCTGGTCACCGACGGCAAGGCCGACATGCGGCGCAACTTCGCCCTCGAACCCGCCGAGGTCGACGCCGGTTATGTCCTCACCTGCCAGTCGTACCCGGTCTCCGACTCCCTGACCGTCGACTTCGACAGCTGA
- the paaD gene encoding 1,2-phenylacetyl-CoA epoxidase subunit PaaD, with the protein MVTTLLDSRRARHVAEQVPDPELPMLTLADLGVLRGVEVTGDGTVVASLTPTYSGCPAMAEMRADVAARLRAAGYARVEIRTVLDPPWTSDWITAAGRRKLAEHGIAPPGAAPRRTTGPVPLTLSTTRRSVPCPRCGSPDTEETSRFAATSCKALWRCLACREPFEYVKEI; encoded by the coding sequence ATGGTGACGACCCTGCTGGATTCGCGGCGCGCCCGGCACGTCGCCGAGCAGGTGCCGGACCCCGAGCTGCCCATGCTCACCCTCGCCGACCTCGGAGTCCTGCGCGGCGTCGAGGTGACCGGGGACGGAACCGTGGTCGCGAGTCTGACGCCGACCTACTCGGGCTGCCCGGCCATGGCCGAGATGCGCGCGGACGTCGCCGCACGGCTGCGAGCCGCGGGGTACGCGCGTGTGGAGATCCGTACGGTCCTCGATCCGCCCTGGACCAGCGACTGGATCACTGCGGCCGGCCGCCGCAAGCTCGCCGAGCACGGCATCGCCCCGCCCGGTGCCGCACCCCGGCGCACCACCGGTCCCGTCCCGCTCACGCTGTCGACCACCCGGCGCTCGGTGCCCTGCCCCCGCTGCGGTTCGCCGGACACCGAGGAGACCTCACGCTTCGCCGCCACGTCCTGCAAGGCGCTGTGGCGCTGCCTCGCCTGCCGCGAGCCGTTCGAGTACGTCAAGGAGATCTGA
- a CDS encoding TetR/AcrR family transcriptional regulator, translated as MTRMPSAERRRQLTEAAIRAMTRDGVARTTTRSIAAEAGVSLSVFHYCFDSKQELIESVITTITEHYVTVVKEALRPKATLEETVRAGFQAYWDHVRAHPDEHMLTYELTQYALRQPGFEHLARRQYELYGETYADLVEQLRRTMNFRLRVPVPALARYLAAMTDGLTLNYLVLGDEGAWSDILDTVTAHIAGLVQDDAAPVSSGRDRGP; from the coding sequence ATGACACGGATGCCGTCGGCCGAACGGCGCCGGCAGCTGACGGAAGCGGCGATCAGGGCGATGACCCGGGACGGCGTCGCCAGGACGACGACCCGGTCCATCGCCGCCGAGGCGGGCGTGTCCCTGAGCGTCTTCCACTACTGCTTCGACTCCAAGCAGGAGTTGATCGAGTCCGTCATCACGACCATCACCGAGCACTACGTGACCGTGGTGAAGGAGGCCCTACGGCCGAAGGCCACGCTCGAGGAGACGGTCCGGGCAGGCTTCCAGGCGTACTGGGACCACGTCCGCGCCCACCCCGACGAGCACATGCTCACCTACGAACTGACGCAGTACGCCCTGCGCCAGCCGGGTTTCGAGCATCTCGCGCGACGGCAGTACGAGCTGTACGGCGAGACGTACGCCGACCTCGTCGAGCAACTGCGCCGGACCATGAACTTCCGGCTCCGTGTGCCGGTCCCCGCACTGGCCCGCTACCTGGCCGCCATGACCGACGGACTGACGCTCAACTACCTCGTGCTCGGTGACGAGGGGGCCTGGAGCGACATCCTCGACACGGTCACCGCCCACATCGCCGGCCTGGTACAGGACGACGCCGCTCCCGTCTCGTCCGGACGGGACCGCGGGCCATGA
- the paaC gene encoding 1,2-phenylacetyl-CoA epoxidase subunit PaaC → MSDDHVYMTLAEGHEDDARWAYGTGFEDPLHGVDTSVPEGVDAGRLAADCVALADDALVCAQRLAEWITRAPELEEEVALANIGLDLLGQARLLYARAGQVDGTGRDEDAYAYFRDAGDFRNVRLAELPGGDFAFSIVRLLVLSSWRLAHFERLMSHPDPVLAAVAAKGVKELTYHRQYAADWAVRLGDGTEESQRRMRKALEQVGPYLGELFTACDVRDDVVAVLRQVTEAAGLPMPGYRPLPGAGRERRHTEHLAPLLEELQSVARAHPEATW, encoded by the coding sequence ATGAGTGACGACCACGTCTACATGACCCTCGCCGAGGGACACGAGGACGACGCCCGCTGGGCCTACGGCACCGGCTTCGAGGACCCCCTGCACGGTGTGGACACGTCCGTGCCGGAGGGCGTCGACGCCGGGCGACTGGCCGCGGACTGCGTGGCCCTCGCCGACGACGCCCTGGTCTGCGCCCAGCGGCTGGCCGAGTGGATCACCCGCGCTCCCGAACTGGAGGAGGAGGTGGCCCTGGCCAACATCGGTCTCGACCTGCTCGGCCAGGCCCGCCTGCTGTACGCGCGCGCCGGCCAGGTCGACGGCACCGGGCGCGACGAGGACGCGTACGCCTACTTCCGGGACGCCGGCGACTTCCGCAACGTACGCCTGGCCGAACTGCCGGGCGGGGACTTCGCGTTCTCGATCGTGCGGTTGCTGGTGCTGTCCAGCTGGCGCCTCGCCCACTTCGAACGGCTCATGTCCCACCCGGATCCGGTTCTCGCGGCGGTCGCGGCCAAGGGTGTCAAGGAGCTGACGTACCACCGGCAGTACGCGGCCGACTGGGCCGTGCGCCTCGGCGACGGCACGGAGGAGTCGCAGCGGCGAATGCGCAAGGCCCTGGAACAAGTCGGGCCGTATCTGGGCGAGTTGTTCACGGCCTGCGACGTACGGGACGACGTCGTCGCCGTCCTTCGCCAGGTCACCGAGGCGGCCGGACTGCCCATGCCGGGGTACCGGCCGCTGCCCGGGGCCGGCCGCGAGCGCCGGCACACCGAGCATCTCGCGCCGCTGCTGGAGGAGTTGCAGAGCGTGGCCCGGGCCCACCCGGAGGCGACATGGTGA
- a CDS encoding SseB family protein: protein METPANDHSSTPAELALDALAVNTEDTAALDTLASSDVLVPVPDDADPEDATDPSAVALPVLEQQGGDPVVPVFTSEPAMAELLPFVSRYRLVPLGALAAQWPAGDLALAIDAGSSHPLTLTSEGVRTLLARPQG from the coding sequence ATGGAGACACCCGCCAACGACCACAGCTCCACACCGGCTGAGCTGGCGCTGGACGCGCTGGCCGTGAACACGGAGGACACGGCGGCGCTGGACACACTCGCGAGCAGCGATGTGCTCGTCCCCGTGCCCGACGACGCCGATCCGGAGGACGCCACCGATCCGTCCGCGGTGGCGCTGCCCGTCCTCGAGCAACAGGGCGGCGATCCGGTGGTGCCGGTGTTCACCTCGGAGCCCGCGATGGCCGAGCTGCTGCCGTTCGTCTCGCGGTACCGCCTGGTGCCGCTGGGCGCGCTCGCCGCGCAGTGGCCGGCCGGCGACCTGGCGCTCGCCATCGACGCCGGCTCGTCCCACCCCCTCACGCTCACCTCCGAGGGAGTACGGACCCTGCTGGCCCGACCTCAGGGCTGA
- the paaA gene encoding 1,2-phenylacetyl-CoA epoxidase subunit PaaA has product MTTTHSAGAVDEELQEHFDATIARDQRIEPRDWMPDGYRRTLIRQIAQHAHSEIIGMQPEGEWITKAPSLRRKAILFAKVQDEAGHGLYLYSAAETLGADRADLTQRLIEGRQKYSSIFNYPTRSFADVGVIGWFVDGAAICNQVPLCRSSYGPYARSMVRICKEESFHQRQGYELLMTMMRGTDAQREMVQDAVNRWWWPSLMMFGPPDDNSPNSAQSMAWKIKRHSNDELRQRFVDMTVPQAEKLGVTLPDPELRWNEERGHHDFGTPDWEELMRVIKGDGPCNAERMERRRSAHDDGAWVREAATAHAAKLNERARKGTAA; this is encoded by the coding sequence ATGACCACGACACACTCCGCCGGGGCGGTCGACGAGGAGCTCCAGGAGCACTTCGACGCGACGATCGCCAGGGATCAGCGGATCGAGCCGCGTGACTGGATGCCGGACGGCTATCGCCGGACGCTGATCCGGCAGATCGCGCAGCACGCCCACTCGGAGATCATCGGGATGCAGCCCGAGGGGGAGTGGATCACCAAGGCCCCGTCGCTGCGCCGCAAGGCCATCCTGTTCGCCAAGGTGCAGGACGAGGCCGGGCACGGGCTCTACCTGTACTCGGCGGCCGAGACACTCGGCGCCGACCGTGCCGACCTCACACAGCGGCTGATCGAGGGCCGCCAGAAGTACTCGTCGATCTTCAACTACCCGACGCGGAGCTTCGCCGACGTCGGAGTGATCGGCTGGTTCGTGGACGGCGCGGCCATCTGCAACCAGGTGCCGCTGTGCCGCAGTTCGTACGGGCCGTACGCGCGCTCGATGGTACGGATCTGCAAGGAGGAGTCGTTCCACCAGCGGCAGGGCTACGAGCTGCTGATGACGATGATGCGTGGCACCGACGCCCAGCGGGAGATGGTCCAGGACGCCGTGAACCGCTGGTGGTGGCCGTCGCTGATGATGTTCGGCCCGCCGGACGACAACTCGCCCAACTCCGCGCAGTCAATGGCCTGGAAGATCAAGCGGCACAGCAACGACGAGCTGCGCCAGCGGTTCGTCGACATGACGGTGCCGCAGGCCGAGAAGCTCGGCGTCACCCTGCCCGACCCCGAACTGCGCTGGAACGAGGAGCGCGGTCACCACGACTTCGGCACCCCGGACTGGGAGGAGTTGATGCGCGTCATCAAGGGTGACGGCCCGTGCAACGCCGAGCGGATGGAGCGGCGCCGCTCCGCCCACGACGACGGTGCCTGGGTGCGGGAGGCGGCCACCGCCCACGCGGCCAAGCTGAACGAGCGAGCCCGGAAGGGGACGGCGGCATGA
- a CDS encoding glyceraldehyde-3-phosphate dehydrogenase, translating to MTLNEDSFTNWKNREEIAESMIPMIGKLHRERDVTVLLHSRSLVNKSVVSILKTHRFARQIAGEELSVTETLPFLQALTTLDLGPSQIDIGMLAATYKADDRGLTVAEFTAEAVAGATGANKIERREGRDVVLYGFGRIGRLVARLLIEKSGSGNGLRLRAIVVRGGGDQDIVKRASLLRRDSIHGQFQGTITVDEANSTIIANGNAIKVIYADDPTSVDYTAYGIKDAILIDNTGKWRDREGLSKHLRPGIDKVVLTAPGKGDVPNIVHGVNHDTIKPDEQILSCASCTTNAIVPPLKAMADEYGVLRGHVETVHSFTNDQNLLDNHHKADRRGRSAPLNMVITETGAASAVAKALPDLKAKITGSSIRVPVPDVSIAILNLQLARETDREEVLDHLRNISLTSPLKRQIDFTTAPDAVSSDFIGSRHASIVDAGALKVEGDNAILYLWYDNEFGYSCQVIRVVQHVSGVEYPTYPSPAV from the coding sequence GTGACTCTCAACGAGGACTCGTTCACCAACTGGAAGAACCGCGAGGAGATCGCGGAGTCGATGATCCCGATGATCGGGAAGCTGCACCGGGAGCGGGACGTCACGGTCCTGCTCCACAGCCGCTCCCTGGTGAACAAGTCGGTGGTCAGCATTCTGAAAACCCACCGGTTCGCCCGGCAGATCGCGGGCGAGGAGCTCTCGGTCACCGAGACACTGCCGTTCCTGCAGGCGCTCACCACGCTGGATCTCGGCCCCTCCCAGATCGACATCGGCATGCTCGCGGCGACGTACAAGGCCGACGACCGCGGTCTCACGGTGGCCGAGTTCACCGCCGAGGCCGTCGCCGGCGCCACGGGCGCCAACAAGATCGAGCGGCGTGAGGGACGCGACGTCGTCCTCTACGGTTTCGGCCGCATCGGCCGCCTGGTCGCCCGCCTGCTGATCGAGAAGTCCGGCTCCGGCAACGGCCTGCGGCTGCGCGCGATCGTCGTGCGCGGCGGCGGCGATCAGGACATCGTGAAGCGTGCGTCGCTGCTGCGCCGTGACTCCATCCACGGCCAGTTCCAGGGCACGATCACCGTCGACGAGGCCAACAGCACGATCATCGCCAACGGCAACGCGATCAAGGTGATCTACGCCGACGACCCGACGTCGGTGGACTACACGGCGTACGGCATCAAGGACGCCATCCTCATCGACAACACCGGCAAGTGGCGTGACCGCGAGGGCCTGTCGAAGCATCTGCGTCCCGGCATCGACAAGGTCGTCCTGACCGCCCCCGGCAAGGGCGACGTGCCCAACATCGTGCACGGCGTCAACCACGACACGATCAAGCCGGACGAGCAGATCCTGTCCTGCGCGTCCTGCACCACCAACGCGATCGTTCCGCCGCTGAAGGCGATGGCGGACGAGTACGGCGTCCTGCGCGGACACGTGGAGACGGTCCACTCGTTCACCAACGACCAGAACCTGCTGGACAACCACCACAAGGCCGACCGCCGCGGCCGCTCGGCGCCGCTGAACATGGTCATCACCGAGACCGGTGCCGCCTCCGCCGTCGCCAAGGCGCTGCCCGACCTCAAGGCGAAGATCACCGGCAGCTCGATCCGCGTCCCGGTGCCGGACGTCTCGATCGCGATCCTCAACCTGCAGCTCGCGCGCGAGACGGACCGCGAGGAGGTCCTCGACCACCTCCGCAACATCTCGCTGACCTCCCCGCTGAAGCGCCAGATCGACTTCACCACGGCGCCCGACGCGGTCTCCAGCGACTTCATCGGCTCGCGGCACGCCTCGATCGTCGACGCCGGAGCCCTGAAGGTCGAGGGCGACAACGCGATCCTCTACCTCTGGTACGACAACGAGTTCGGCTACTCCTGCCAGGTCATCCGCGTCGTTCAGCACGTCTCCGGGGTGGAGTACCCGACCTACCCGTCCCCCGCCGTCTGA